CGGGCCCTGAGGCCTCGGTGACGGGCTGCTGGTGACAGCCGGACCCTATCAGCCTCTCCTGAACCGGGCACGGTGCACTGCCGTTGGGACCCCAGCGTTACCCCCCGGCCTACGTAATGCAGAACGTGAGCTGTGGACTGACACTGTTTTTCCATAGCGTATAGCCATGAGTGGTTCCTGAGTCCAGGCATGAAAACGTGAAGCATGCTGCTTATTGGTATGATGGACTTTCATTTCATAGTCAGTTTACACTTTCCACCGTACTCAAGAACATGCAGAAGGCAGACTCACATTAAACATCATCCAGAATACTGTCAAGATCATCAGTTTAAGTGCTTGATAAGAAACtcgaaataaaaacaaatttctcACTGGAGTTCCTTTAACAATGTCTGTCTATACAACAGTAGTGTTCTACATTTGATACAATTTTGATACAGAAAGAGCTCTAAATGTTGATGATGATGTTGATGGATAGGATAATAATCCATTTTACAGGTAGGTAAAAGAGATTCAGTAGCACACCTCAAGTCTATGGTAGCAAGAAgggttgggggaaaaaatgaccAATAGAGCTATCCTAACTATAAATATGGAAAAAGATGTATCCATCATATGTAGTGCACTGCACTGGGGTGGTTTACTTAAGTTGCTGTATCTAACAACATATGAGACAAGTAGTAGTTAAGCTTCCTTCATAGCATGTTTCACTGTTTAGTCCAGCTGACTAGGTGCTTGGTAACTGGGGAGGATGATTTCCATTCTTTGTATCACCCCAGGTGAAAAGAACCTTGCAAATGATCTGAGATACAGTTTCTGGCATTGCTGATAAAATTACACTTCCCACCAACAAAGACTTAGGTGTGCATGGATGGAAAAACTGCATCTATGATGTAAATGATAAAAGGTCTAGCTGGCAAGACAAAAGCAGTGTATTTTCAGTCTGAGTTAGCATTTGTAGTCCAGGTTCTCTATCACAGGTTACCTGGCTAGCAGTAGAGCTGTCATTGTGCCATCAGAATGGTGCTCCATCACATCCTTGAAGAGTTTCAAGATCTACCCCACTGAGATTGCCAGAGGTGAtaagttttatgaaaataattttcaaaatgtaaGCTGTTTAAGAAAGCTAAAAATAGTAAGCAGGACATGGAGTACCAGCTCTGGCACACAGCTGTCATCCCAATGTaagagaacaaaaaggaaattaacttgGAGAATACACTTGGTGTCACGATGCTTTCATAACTCCTTTCACTATTTTGTGAGTCATCAGTACAAACATACATGCACCCCTGTCTTCCCCTACCTCCCCCCAAAACATACACCTTTAATTTACAGGCTTGTCGGTAATGAGGGATGTGAGATGAACATGTAGGGGAGACTTAACACAAAATGTTTTACAAGAGAGCAAGAACTATGTTACTTAAAAATCTAGCTCATGTGTATAATTTGGAAGATAGAGGCAAATCCTACACACAGGGAATTTTCCTAGCATCCCTCTAGAGCCTGGCATCAACCTATATTGTCTCTGTTAAAAAACTGGCTCATAAGACCTTACATAAAGCTGTGCGGATGAAGAACTGCAAAAAGCATTGCTGCCTTTGTGAGCAGAAAGAACTCAAGTGTCGGATTCATTTCATAGAGAGAGGCTTGACCTACACTGTATGTGCCAAATTAGTATCTCCCTCTGTGTCGCGATGTTTTGGATCCAGAAATTCATGCAGGCAAAACCGAAAATGGTTAGTTGGGTAATACTATTAAGCATATGCATCATTCTCAGCTGAAGCTCAGGATTATTTGTATCCTGCTTTAAAATCGGACTCTTCTCCATTTGAGAGCCAGGATGTGACCTGTCATTCTCACCAAGCTGATTTAACTGGGAGCCATTACTGAAGGGGAGGGGGGCGCAGGGGATGCGGCTCCTCCCTCGGATCCTCACACGCTTCCCTGCAGCAGAACTGGTGGATCTCTGACCCTGCGGTAAGCCAGTTCGGAGATACATCTGgtcaaacacacacaaagcatCAAATCCCTGTGAGTTACCCATTTTCTGGCTGCAGGGCCTGCGCTGCACCGTTGCCAGTGCGGGAGCCACGACAGAGCGATGGAAGCTGTGAGATGCACAGCAGGAGCATGCAAGGGAAGGGCTGCCCCGTTTGCACGGCTCAACAACAGACGGGCTTAACGCTGTCAAAATGCAGCACTCTCAAGCTGCTGTATGTAATACATATGTAGTGTGTCCACAAGAATGGAACTGTAGCAAGGAAACGCTAAGCAGGCAAAGCTTGGATTTTAGGATTTAGCACAAGTACTTACGCTGAAGTATCTTCCATGTACTAAATCAGATCCTGTCAGATCAACGCCGGGGATTTTTCAAGACAGAACCAGCCAAGACAATATTACAGTGCTGGTGCCTATACAGGATGCTCTGAATTTTTAACAGCACAAAAATACAACCTTATTGAGTCAGACCATCTTTCGTCTAGTCCTGtaactgctctccagcagctgagTTTATGCCTATTACCAGCAAAAAACACACAATGCacaaaccctctgtcagagattATAAGAACCTTCAAAAATAAATCTCACACGGAAAGAGCTAAGCTTGAATCTGTTTTGGTGGACTCTGATTTCATCCTCTCTCATCAGAAAAATGAACACAAGTTCATATGAAACACCACACGGGCTGAATAACTCAAATTTTAAGCAGGTTCTATCCAGAACTGGCTATATTGATGAGTGTTAAGTTTATGAAGAAAGGGAATAAAGAGACTCAGGGCAAGTCCCAGTGCCACCGCTTGTGCTGAAGACGGGTCTGTGAAGAGGAAGGTCTTGCAGCACACTTGGGCAGCGCCCCAGTGAAGTGAAAAACTAAACCATTGTTCTCCTAGAATCTAAAGGCTCTGCCGATCTCTGTCTAGCTGAAGGATGTATAGTCCTAACTGGCTTCTCCAATTTCCACTGAATAGGAAGGGTAGTTGTGGTGGGTCTTCCATTGATAAGTGTGGAAATATCAAAGTCTCATTCTTGAACGAGACACCACATTTTGTAATCGTGGCTCTGACTGTACCAGGGATTATAACAAAAACATGACAGTTGTTGCAGGTAAAATTGTTTGCTCGCTGCCCTACTATCCGGCAGAGGGTTTCTTCTCCAGACCCAGCCATATCAATGACTTCTATATGTGTGTCTCGCTCCTTGATATTAAGCAGAGACCTAGGAGGCATGTAGGTGTGAGCAAAGAGTAGAGTGTAGTGTCTGGGATCGTTTGAGGGCTCCGGAGAATGAGTGAGTTGCTCCAGGTGAAACAAACATGGTATCAGTCCTCCCTGGTGTAAGCACCCAAACAGCAAAGCCCCGAGAACATTGAAAATAGTAATAACGTGTTTCCACTTCACAGCTCTATTCTGTGACGTGCTGAACAGGACCAATGGCAAGATGAGAGGAATGAGAAACCGAGGTTCCTGGTGACTGAATAGGGAGAGAAATGCCAAAGGAACAAAATAGAACAGCAGTAACGTTGGATTGCCCTCAGAATGCACTAACAGCCCAGATGACCCATGGTAATACAATTTGACCCGTATTAATTGATGGATATATTTcttcaacattttaaaaccagcacTAATGGCCAGAATATGTAAGATCCCAAAGAGCATTATGCCATTGACTGTAAAATGTGTAACTCTTGGGTGACTTCCATGCAGTGCAAGATTATGAGGATTAAGATTATAGCTGAGGAAATTGAAAGGTGTTACTATCATTTTCTCATGTAATTGACCTATTACATCAAGTAGGCTGCTGTTCTTAATGCTGTAGAGGTTGTCTAAGCCCACGGAGGTAAAGTAGAAGGTGTCGGCTGTTATGAAAACAACAGCAGTAAAACAGGCACATAGGACAAGCTTCAAAAAGTGGTTTATGACAGTTTTAATGCCCTTTTCAGAGTCAACAATTAAACCTGCCCAGTAAAGCAGGGGCATTAGAGCGAATGCCAAAAAGGTTGGCCTGTTGAAAAACCCGGCAGTCGTTACAATACCTATGAGAGGGCTGCTTGTCAGCTCTGCTACGCTGCCACCAGCCTTTCTTGAGGAAACCAGCACCatcagaagagcaaagagaagtcCTTCGAGTGTGTTGGTGAACGTTCTTGTATAAAATACCAGAGTGACATAGGATCCGGCAAGAAGTACCAGCGCTTTCCATGGATCCGCTTCCCAGAAAGGAGCTAATCGATAAACGCTATAGTCGAGTATGAAAGAAAAGATGGTAAAGAGAAGGCGAGGTGACACGAGAAGGGTGTAGCTGTTGATGCAACTTGAACACATGTCCAGCTGCTGCAAAGACTTGATCACCCAGTAGGTAACTCCAGATGTCATTAATGGGAAAACAACTGTTCTGCAAGGAGAGCTGGAAAGGAACTCCCAAGGGTAATAGACCTGTAGGTTTAAAATGTCacctataaagaaagaaaaaaaaaaaaacccatacatacATAATGTGTTTTATTCAGTTGGgatatattttattcattagGGATGCAACTTAGCATGAGAAGTATCATGACGCAAAGCAGTCGCTAAACTTTTGAGACTACTGTCATGGTTGACATTTTTAGGAGCGTACCATTAATCTTTACGcaccttcaagaaaaaaaccccaagcagcgGTCTGTTAGGGTGAGCGCTCCCGGCAGGGCTCGGCAGGGACAGcgggagcagccgcagccccgctccggcccTCCTGCAGAATCGCTTTGCAGCAAAACGCGGGGGGCGAAGCGGCCGTTCGGTTCCGTTTGGGGCGCGGGTGCCCACCCGTGACCCGCAGCCCGGGAGGCGGCCGCCGCTCCGCACGGCGGTACGCGGTGCGCCCGTGTCCCCGCGCCCCCGGGGTCTCTCCGCCGGgcccgcccctcccgccgccttACCTGCCATCACCTCGGGCGACTGGAAGAACTCGTCGGGGTGCAGGTAGCCGGCCTGCGGCAGCAGGCACCAGCCAGCCCGCAGCGCggccagcagcgcccacagccCCCGGGCCCCCAtggcggcaccggcaccgccgcccgaccggcccccgccccgccccgccagggGGCGCAACACCGCCGGCCCGCGCGCCGCAGCCCCGCGCGCAAGCGCATGCGCAGCCCCGGGCAGCGCGCAACGGCCGCACTCAGCACAGCCTGAGCTTCGGTCGCTTCACGACCGACCCGAGGCCGGGAGCGGCGCA
The sequence above is a segment of the Larus michahellis chromosome 6, bLarMic1.1, whole genome shotgun sequence genome. Coding sequences within it:
- the PIGZ gene encoding GPI alpha-1,2-mannosyltransferase 4, whose translation is MGARGLWALLAALRAGWCLLPQAGYLHPDEFFQSPEVMAGDILNLQVYYPWEFLSSSPCRTVVFPLMTSGVTYWVIKSLQQLDMCSSCINSYTLLVSPRLLFTIFSFILDYSVYRLAPFWEADPWKALVLLAGSYVTLVFYTRTFTNTLEGLLFALLMVLVSSRKAGGSVAELTSSPLIGIVTTAGFFNRPTFLAFALMPLLYWAGLIVDSEKGIKTVINHFLKLVLCACFTAVVFITADTFYFTSVGLDNLYSIKNSSLLDVIGQLHEKMIVTPFNFLSYNLNPHNLALHGSHPRVTHFTVNGIMLFGILHILAISAGFKMLKKYIHQLIRVKLYYHGSSGLLVHSEGNPTLLLFYFVPLAFLSLFSHQEPRFLIPLILPLVLFSTSQNRAVKWKHVITIFNVLGALLFGCLHQGGLIPCLFHLEQLTHSPEPSNDPRHYTLLFAHTYMPPRSLLNIKERDTHIEVIDMAGSGEETLCRIVGQRANNFTCNNCHVFVIIPGTVRATITKCGVSFKNETLIFPHLSMEDPPQLPFLFSGNWRSQLGLYILQLDRDRQSL